A window of the Miscanthus floridulus cultivar M001 chromosome 14, ASM1932011v1, whole genome shotgun sequence genome harbors these coding sequences:
- the LOC136503193 gene encoding uncharacterized protein yields MDGGSGLNILYANTLELLEIDRLWLWGDATPSHGIVPGKRTRPLWRIDLHVCFGTPSNYRKEALVEAETLIIDLDRLGSQLPKPKRRARMFEPAEAIKLAPVDPACPDDRALRISATLDIK; encoded by the exons atggacggaggcagcggcctcaacatcctctacgccaacaccctagagctcctagagaTCGACCGTTTGTGGCTCTGGGGTGATGCCACGCCCTCccatggcatcgtgccggggaaacgcacgcgacccctctgGCGCATCGACCTTcacgtctgcttcggcaccccatccaactaccgcaaggag GCTCTCGTGgaagccgagaccctcatcatcgACCTCGACCGACTCGGCAGCCAGCTGCCCAAGCCCAAGCGTCGAGCCAGGATGTTCGAGcctgcggaggccatcaagctcgccccagtcgaccccgcctgccccgacgaccgagcgctgaggataagcgccaccctcgacatcaaatag